In Streptomyces alboniger, the following are encoded in one genomic region:
- a CDS encoding helix-turn-helix domain-containing protein: MTPEPAALRGRDPELELLGERLRNTRDYLGMSQQHVSDMTGIPRSAVSDIERGSRRVDSLELKKLARLYMRPVSYFLAKEEEADLGEHALAGLPRALVGLTDGDWDEVLSFAEFLKFRRAGEQEQEQEQEQERGE; the protein is encoded by the coding sequence ATGACCCCCGAACCTGCCGCACTCCGCGGCCGCGACCCTGAGCTCGAACTGCTTGGAGAGCGCCTTCGCAACACCCGCGACTACCTGGGCATGTCGCAGCAGCACGTCTCCGACATGACCGGCATCCCCCGATCGGCGGTCAGTGACATCGAGCGCGGCTCACGCCGGGTAGACAGTCTTGAGCTGAAGAAGCTCGCGCGCCTGTACATGCGGCCGGTGTCCTACTTCCTCGCCAAGGAGGAGGAGGCAGACCTGGGGGAGCACGCGCTGGCCGGGCTGCCGCGCGCCCTCGTCGGCTTGACCGACGGCGACTGGGACGAGGTGCTCAGCTTTGCCGAGTTCTTGAAGTTCCGGCGGGCTGGCGAGCAGGAGCAGGAGCAGGAACAGGAGCAGGAGCGCGGGGAGTGA
- a CDS encoding ImmA/IrrE family metallo-endopeptidase: MNWDVAHKVAAMEAVKAHRDLAIDRNGYVDVYGALQRADVVGMARPMPRLFGVYAAPRDNGPAVLLNANLDIVAQRHTAAHELGHHRAGHGTALDEELDRARTWGDGSWPDEEKVAEAFAAWFLMPLPAVQTALAQIGVRRPLVPEHAYRIARILGTSYAGTVNHLHRLRLLSRVQKTEWLRVKPASIKVDLAGGPAPRKAHVHLITTSAHGSTVRVDASDLVVLGNTGAKFESLPSALQVPEEAPGQLSLGDASASGSAEVTDSFIGTASATVYIPGVAELLAFTLERQAPRVGVQSLWPA; encoded by the coding sequence GTGAACTGGGACGTGGCCCACAAGGTCGCCGCGATGGAGGCGGTAAAAGCACACCGCGACCTGGCCATCGACCGCAACGGGTACGTGGACGTGTACGGGGCACTTCAGCGTGCCGACGTCGTCGGGATGGCACGGCCCATGCCACGCCTGTTCGGGGTGTACGCCGCTCCTCGGGACAACGGGCCCGCCGTGCTGCTCAACGCCAACCTGGACATCGTGGCCCAACGGCACACCGCAGCACACGAGTTGGGGCACCACCGGGCCGGGCACGGCACGGCGCTGGACGAGGAGCTGGACCGTGCCCGCACGTGGGGGGATGGGTCCTGGCCGGACGAGGAAAAGGTGGCGGAGGCGTTCGCGGCCTGGTTCCTCATGCCCCTGCCTGCCGTCCAGACCGCGCTGGCCCAGATCGGGGTGCGCCGTCCGCTGGTCCCGGAGCACGCCTATCGGATCGCCCGCATCCTGGGCACCTCGTACGCCGGGACAGTGAACCACCTGCACCGGCTGCGGCTGCTGTCCCGGGTACAGAAGACCGAATGGCTGCGGGTCAAGCCCGCCTCCATCAAGGTGGACCTCGCGGGCGGCCCGGCCCCCCGGAAGGCCCACGTTCACCTGATCACCACCAGTGCACACGGCTCCACCGTGCGGGTGGATGCCAGCGACCTCGTGGTCCTCGGCAACACCGGGGCGAAATTCGAGTCCCTGCCGTCGGCACTGCAAGTCCCCGAAGAGGCGCCTGGTCAGCTCTCCCTGGGCGATGCCTCCGCCTCAGGGTCTGCTGAGGTCACCGATTCGTTCATCGGAACTGCCTCGGCCACCGTGTACATCCCCGGGGTCGCCGAACTGCTGGCCTTCACCCTGGAGCGCCAGGCCCCACGCGTCGGGGTCCAGAGCCTGTGGCCCGCCTGA
- a CDS encoding nucleotide kinase domain-containing protein, whose product MVTTLQARPQIRQAEDCDPPATVRISGRVLKPTPVFDTYWRFAAARHQVYLARLGEVSAPAVPDPVLVRHRFTNCFRAADRVSQYLIRHVSYRGDQAWQEVFFRTLLFKVFNKVQTWQLLEEHLGEITWQGYDYGALDQVLSRAFASGTRLYSAAYITPPPHLGEQRKHRNHLRLVEMLMEQGAPKQVQEAASMREAYQVLLGFPALGPFLAYQYLIDLNYAAGLSFSEMDFVVPGPGARDGIRKCFGANASGIEAEVIRYMADNQEEHFARLGLTFRGLRGRPLQLIDCQNLFCEVDKYARVVHPDIAGISGRSRIKQLYRPDSAPLTAWFPPKWGINP is encoded by the coding sequence ATGGTCACCACGTTGCAAGCCCGACCACAGATCCGCCAGGCGGAAGACTGCGATCCGCCCGCCACCGTGCGGATCTCCGGGCGCGTGCTGAAGCCCACGCCGGTGTTCGACACGTATTGGCGGTTCGCGGCTGCACGGCACCAGGTGTATCTGGCGCGCCTGGGGGAGGTCTCGGCGCCGGCGGTACCGGACCCCGTGCTCGTCCGGCACAGGTTCACCAATTGCTTCCGGGCCGCTGATCGGGTCAGCCAGTACCTGATCCGCCATGTGTCATACCGCGGCGACCAAGCGTGGCAAGAAGTGTTCTTCCGCACGTTGTTGTTCAAGGTCTTCAACAAGGTTCAGACCTGGCAGTTGCTCGAAGAGCACCTGGGTGAGATCACCTGGCAGGGCTACGACTACGGGGCCCTGGACCAGGTGCTGTCACGGGCGTTCGCGTCGGGTACACGTCTGTATTCCGCCGCCTACATCACGCCGCCGCCGCATCTGGGGGAGCAGCGCAAGCATCGTAATCACCTGCGCCTGGTCGAAATGTTGATGGAACAGGGGGCCCCAAAGCAGGTGCAAGAGGCTGCCTCGATGCGCGAGGCATACCAGGTGCTGTTGGGCTTTCCGGCGCTCGGCCCGTTCCTTGCGTACCAGTATCTGATCGACCTCAACTATGCTGCCGGGCTGTCGTTCTCCGAGATGGACTTCGTCGTCCCCGGGCCGGGTGCCCGCGATGGCATCCGGAAGTGCTTCGGCGCCAACGCGAGCGGCATCGAGGCCGAGGTGATCCGCTACATGGCGGACAACCAGGAGGAGCACTTCGCTCGCCTCGGCCTTACCTTCAGGGGACTGCGCGGGCGCCCCTTGCAGCTGATTGACTGTCAGAATCTGTTCTGCGAGGTCGACAAGTACGCGCGTGTGGTCCACCCGGATATCGCGGGCATCAGTGGCCGCAGCCGCATCAAGCAGCTCTACCGTCCCGACAGCGCCCCTCTGACCGCCTGGTTCCCTCCCAAGTGGGGCATCAACCCGTAA
- a CDS encoding HEPN-associated N-terminal domain-containing protein has product MGLAKRHWMETQDRGWYAGGDQWVCEQCVAEPFLASKVREASSPEKACSFCDESPAAELDVFIEAFMNGVTRRYEDADNEHRYDSETGEYLGNTFSTAELVTEEYGDIFVEPEFLEAVCDSIIERTWTDNDFWYYTPSEALSAGWDRFREAVMYESRYVFWLRRDWQGQDYDADGVHPAKVLQALGEYIDKHALYRTIEAGKIFWRARTRTSAGASWGAKDLGTAGREHAKQANRMSPAGIPMFYGAEDADTAVRESLVRTSDTHVSVAAFQTTQPFTVVDLTGSKIPQAPSEFDVERFTERHRILFLRDFVKDLTKPIRESYEQIDYVPTQILVEYLLRVHAREEGHVSGLMYTSAVTGETCIVLDVPNKRCIDRDDEIERFAQGKLHLKMDAASLSTFKIKRDYEPMPRASDDPFA; this is encoded by the coding sequence ATGGGACTTGCCAAGCGGCACTGGATGGAAACTCAAGACCGCGGTTGGTACGCCGGCGGAGACCAGTGGGTGTGTGAGCAGTGTGTTGCTGAGCCCTTCCTGGCAAGCAAGGTCAGAGAGGCGTCCTCGCCCGAGAAGGCATGCAGCTTCTGCGATGAAAGCCCGGCTGCTGAGCTGGACGTCTTCATCGAAGCATTCATGAATGGGGTCACGCGTCGTTACGAGGATGCCGATAACGAGCACCGCTACGACTCGGAAACGGGCGAGTACCTAGGCAACACCTTCAGCACGGCGGAACTGGTCACCGAGGAGTACGGGGACATCTTCGTTGAACCAGAATTCCTAGAGGCCGTGTGCGATTCTATTATCGAAAGAACATGGACCGATAATGATTTCTGGTATTATACGCCGAGCGAAGCTCTTAGTGCTGGCTGGGATCGGTTCCGCGAAGCCGTCATGTATGAATCCCGCTATGTCTTCTGGCTTCGCAGGGACTGGCAAGGCCAGGATTACGACGCCGACGGTGTCCACCCGGCCAAGGTGCTGCAAGCCCTCGGTGAGTACATAGATAAGCACGCGCTGTACCGCACCATTGAAGCAGGCAAGATCTTCTGGCGAGCCCGTACGCGTACGAGTGCTGGAGCTTCCTGGGGAGCAAAGGATCTAGGAACGGCCGGACGTGAGCATGCGAAGCAAGCGAACCGCATGAGCCCGGCTGGCATCCCCATGTTCTATGGTGCCGAAGACGCAGATACTGCGGTCAGGGAAAGCCTCGTCCGAACCTCTGACACACACGTCAGTGTTGCTGCGTTCCAGACAACACAACCTTTCACCGTGGTTGACCTGACTGGAAGTAAGATCCCCCAGGCGCCCTCCGAGTTTGATGTCGAACGGTTTACTGAGCGACACCGAATCTTGTTCCTCAGGGACTTTGTCAAGGATCTGACTAAGCCGATCCGGGAGAGCTACGAACAAATCGACTACGTGCCCACTCAGATCTTGGTGGAGTACCTCCTCAGAGTGCACGCGCGCGAGGAAGGTCACGTAAGCGGCTTGATGTACACGTCTGCCGTGACAGGCGAGACCTGCATCGTGCTCGACGTCCCCAACAAGCGATGCATCGACCGGGACGACGAGATCGAGCGCTTCGCACAGGGCAAGCTCCACCTGAAGATGGATGCTGCATCGCTGAGTACTTTCAAGATTAAGCGAGACTACGAGCCGATGCCGCGGGCCAGCGACGATCCGTTCGCATAG
- a CDS encoding NUDIX domain-containing protein: MAQRTTDDQPKALPPALESMTLLVAAVIVHDKATNRVVLLQRSQNAKFAQGMWDLPVGKSEAGEPITETAVRELYEETGLTVKPEALKVAHIIHGAWGVEAPNGFLTVVFTAHEWTGEPENREPRKHSQVCWVDADAIPAEFVDTTASALHRYLAGGPEVSLDGWQ, encoded by the coding sequence GTGGCTCAGCGGACAACCGACGACCAGCCCAAAGCCCTGCCCCCCGCCCTCGAATCCATGACCCTGCTGGTCGCCGCCGTCATCGTCCACGACAAGGCCACCAACCGCGTCGTCCTCCTCCAACGCAGCCAGAACGCCAAGTTCGCCCAGGGCATGTGGGATCTCCCTGTCGGCAAGAGCGAAGCCGGCGAGCCCATCACAGAGACGGCGGTGCGGGAGCTGTACGAGGAAACCGGCCTGACCGTGAAGCCGGAAGCCCTGAAGGTCGCCCACATCATCCACGGCGCCTGGGGCGTGGAGGCCCCCAACGGCTTCCTCACCGTCGTCTTCACCGCCCACGAATGGACCGGCGAACCCGAAAACCGCGAACCACGCAAACACTCCCAGGTCTGCTGGGTCGATGCCGACGCCATCCCCGCGGAGTTCGTGGACACCACCGCCAGTGCCCTCCACCGCTACCTCGCGGGCGGTCCGGAAGTCTCCCTCGACGGCTGGCAGTAG
- a CDS encoding phosphotransferase family protein → MTANPSVELLDNLLTMDSRTTAVREEVRVWSMSGVERLTFPDATTAIFKYAKRPFDSEDQALRLARTLGVPVPQVHASAVLDGWLGMLMEDLDPAVRDADDLDGTAAAVVLHGTRTAPALPVLDQARLRTLPDRALAHLARLRKAERWQEADGVEDALDRIAQSAETRSAGATMAPFGWVHSEFHPTSLHISRHGWRLLDFARAFTGPGLLDLASWHGTLDTPDPVRLRVFLEQYVTAGGTPDALARRGGLTAENWALGWHRMWAVEWFMEQSIRWINDPATDPAYIKAVRRHLTDVLHLLEV, encoded by the coding sequence GTGACCGCGAACCCCAGCGTCGAACTTCTCGACAACCTGCTCACCATGGACAGCCGCACCACCGCCGTGCGCGAGGAGGTGCGCGTGTGGTCCATGTCCGGGGTCGAGCGCCTGACCTTCCCTGACGCCACCACCGCGATCTTCAAGTACGCGAAGCGGCCCTTCGATAGCGAGGACCAAGCTCTCCGTCTGGCGCGCACGCTCGGCGTTCCCGTCCCGCAGGTCCACGCCTCCGCCGTCCTGGACGGCTGGCTCGGCATGCTCATGGAGGACCTCGACCCCGCCGTCCGCGACGCCGACGACCTCGACGGCACCGCCGCGGCCGTAGTCCTGCACGGCACCCGCACAGCTCCCGCCCTGCCCGTCCTCGACCAGGCCCGGCTCCGCACGCTGCCGGACAGGGCCCTGGCGCACCTCGCCCGACTCCGCAAGGCCGAGCGGTGGCAGGAGGCGGACGGCGTCGAGGACGCGCTCGATCGGATCGCCCAGTCCGCCGAGACACGCTCTGCCGGTGCCACAATGGCTCCATTCGGCTGGGTGCACTCCGAGTTCCACCCCACCAGCCTCCACATCAGCAGGCACGGCTGGCGGCTGCTGGACTTCGCCCGCGCCTTCACCGGCCCCGGCCTGCTCGACCTCGCCAGCTGGCACGGCACCCTCGACACCCCCGACCCCGTACGCCTCCGGGTCTTCCTGGAGCAGTACGTCACCGCCGGCGGCACCCCCGACGCCCTTGCCCGGCGCGGCGGGCTGACCGCCGAGAACTGGGCGCTGGGCTGGCACCGCATGTGGGCCGTCGAGTGGTTCATGGAGCAGTCCATCCGCTGGATCAACGACCCGGCCACCGACCCCGCCTACATCAAGGCCGTACGCCGCCACCTCACCGACGTCCTCCACCTCCTGGAGGTCTAG
- a CDS encoding class I SAM-dependent methyltransferase: MLVHASPWYVHALQRTTANPAEPLSVPARMEWTTRPGTGPGAEILGPDLRRKRLLELGCGPGHNAAHLATRYGAQVTGVDLVRLQVRRARSHYGRLNSLTFVAGHALHYLQASDEQFDAVYSVFGAIGLVAPELLLPAIAQHLKPGRTLAFSVPHPQRGGLRPATDDRPRRDYVTLPDRTRLPIARWDFDANRWERHLDRSGLWLTSVQEFHDARHGGRWPSTLLITARKL, from the coding sequence GTGCTCGTCCACGCTTCCCCCTGGTACGTCCACGCCCTGCAACGCACCACGGCAAATCCTGCCGAGCCACTCTCGGTCCCCGCGCGGATGGAGTGGACCACGCGGCCGGGCACCGGACCCGGAGCCGAGATCCTCGGCCCGGACCTGCGCCGCAAGCGACTGCTGGAACTCGGCTGCGGCCCCGGCCACAACGCCGCCCACCTCGCCACCCGCTACGGCGCCCAGGTCACCGGCGTCGACCTCGTCCGTCTCCAGGTCCGCCGAGCCCGCTCGCACTACGGGCGACTGAACAGCCTCACCTTCGTCGCCGGCCATGCCCTGCACTACCTGCAAGCCTCGGACGAGCAGTTCGACGCGGTTTACTCCGTCTTCGGCGCCATTGGGCTCGTCGCCCCCGAACTCCTGCTCCCGGCCATCGCCCAGCACCTCAAGCCCGGCCGCACTCTCGCCTTCTCCGTACCCCACCCGCAACGCGGCGGCCTCCGCCCGGCCACCGACGACCGGCCGCGCCGCGACTACGTCACCCTCCCCGACCGCACCCGACTACCCATCGCCCGGTGGGACTTCGACGCCAACCGCTGGGAGAGACACCTCGACCGCTCCGGCCTCTGGCTCACCTCGGTCCAGGAGTTCCACGACGCCCGCCACGGAGGCCGTTGGCCCTCCACCCTGCTGATCACCGCGCGCAAACTCTGA
- a CDS encoding HAD domain-containing protein translates to MRPPYLLLDIDGVLIPFPDAEGSTPATHTCHDVVPTGRSADDPVTIWLNPAHGPMLMEVIRTGMVTPVWCTSWRQDAATLIGPLLGLPPLPHVDLPRPKITTSHPNGYLWKRDYVDTRLADAPAVWIDDDFTDLDHSWAAERTARGAATLLMQPDPRAGLQAEHVAEARTWAERLLAVRTGTPAAPSGTEAA, encoded by the coding sequence ATGCGCCCGCCCTACCTGCTCCTCGATATCGACGGCGTCCTCATACCCTTCCCCGACGCGGAGGGCTCGACCCCAGCCACCCACACCTGCCACGACGTCGTCCCCACTGGCCGCAGCGCCGACGACCCGGTCACCATCTGGCTCAACCCCGCCCATGGCCCCATGCTCATGGAAGTGATCCGTACCGGCATGGTCACGCCAGTCTGGTGCACCAGCTGGCGCCAGGACGCCGCCACTCTGATCGGACCGCTCCTCGGTCTCCCACCCCTGCCGCACGTCGATCTCCCGCGCCCCAAGATCACAACAAGCCACCCCAATGGCTACCTGTGGAAGCGCGACTACGTCGACACGCGGCTGGCTGACGCCCCCGCTGTGTGGATCGACGACGATTTCACTGACCTCGACCACTCCTGGGCCGCGGAGCGCACCGCCCGTGGCGCGGCGACCCTCCTGATGCAACCTGATCCCCGTGCCGGGCTGCAGGCTGAACACGTGGCCGAAGCCCGAACGTGGGCCGAGCGGCTGCTCGCCGTGCGGACTGGTACACCCGCTGCTCCGAGCGGAACCGAAGCAGCCTGA
- a CDS encoding relaxase/mobilization nuclease domain-containing protein — translation MVPDVSTGASTLGLINYLFGKGRRDEHTDPHIVAAWDMVGAPDPGRDPTATYTQLARRLDHHVDLRTRELGGEKPPQHVWHCPVRTAPGDRYLTDAEWAEVARRVVAATGIAPEGDEKACRWIAVRHADDHIHIMATTVRADGRRPRTNRDGWRAQRECRKIEAEFGLRRLKSGDLTAPRTPTGAERAKAERQGQEKAAREWLREQAYAIAAAVRSIDEYFTVLLSIGIQVRPRIGPETGEVTGYSLAAPGDTGRGEPIWFGGSSLAPDLSYNRLCERLQTQTLADRPQAVADPAEPWHRTETAIRDANDVLDSGEDAVAQGYLNAFGDALHNLALTANGGHRAELQAAARAFNRARRSAIRADHQAATALREAAKELAYASHDPGGLAIALIFAALHVARAAAKWHEQRGHEQQAAAAEEAFRHLQAGYQQAAQPVLADLARRAPRAATADRFEQDLRAVLPDHADRVLSDPAWPALTTTLARAETAGHNPRRLLSEAGARRELDSAEHPAEVLNWRITAQPNRRAQAARRQSTVSGTTSMSAAQRPPATPVNMTPEERGRHR, via the coding sequence ATGGTGCCTGACGTCTCCACCGGCGCCAGCACGCTCGGCCTGATCAACTACCTCTTCGGCAAGGGGCGGCGCGACGAGCACACCGACCCCCATATCGTGGCTGCTTGGGATATGGTCGGCGCACCCGACCCCGGCCGCGACCCCACCGCCACCTACACCCAGCTCGCCCGGCGCCTAGACCACCACGTCGACCTGCGCACCCGGGAGCTCGGTGGAGAGAAGCCGCCGCAGCATGTGTGGCACTGCCCCGTACGCACCGCGCCCGGCGATCGCTACCTCACCGACGCCGAGTGGGCCGAGGTCGCCCGCCGCGTCGTCGCCGCAACGGGCATCGCCCCCGAGGGCGACGAGAAAGCGTGCCGATGGATCGCGGTCCGGCACGCCGACGACCACATCCACATCATGGCCACCACCGTCCGCGCAGACGGCCGCCGCCCCCGTACGAATCGGGACGGTTGGCGAGCCCAGCGCGAATGCCGAAAAATCGAGGCGGAGTTCGGGCTGCGTCGCCTGAAGTCCGGCGACCTCACCGCCCCGCGTACTCCCACCGGCGCCGAGCGCGCGAAGGCCGAGCGCCAAGGCCAGGAAAAGGCCGCGCGGGAGTGGCTGCGCGAGCAGGCGTACGCGATCGCCGCTGCCGTACGCAGCATCGACGAGTACTTCACCGTGCTGCTCTCCATCGGCATCCAGGTCAGGCCGCGCATCGGTCCCGAGACCGGCGAGGTGACCGGCTACAGCCTGGCCGCGCCCGGCGACACCGGCAGGGGTGAGCCCATCTGGTTCGGCGGCTCAAGCCTCGCCCCCGACCTGTCCTACAACCGCCTGTGTGAACGCCTCCAGACCCAGACCCTGGCCGACCGCCCTCAAGCGGTCGCGGACCCGGCCGAACCGTGGCACCGGACCGAAACCGCCATCCGCGACGCCAACGACGTCCTCGACTCGGGCGAGGACGCTGTGGCCCAGGGTTACCTGAATGCCTTCGGCGACGCCCTGCACAACCTGGCCCTCACTGCCAACGGTGGGCACCGGGCCGAACTGCAAGCCGCGGCAAGGGCGTTCAACCGCGCCCGCCGCTCGGCGATCCGGGCCGACCACCAGGCCGCCACCGCCCTGCGGGAAGCTGCCAAGGAACTCGCCTACGCCTCACACGATCCGGGCGGACTCGCCATCGCCCTGATCTTCGCCGCGCTCCACGTGGCGCGCGCCGCCGCCAAGTGGCATGAGCAGCGCGGTCACGAGCAGCAGGCCGCAGCGGCCGAGGAAGCCTTCCGCCACCTGCAGGCCGGTTACCAGCAGGCCGCCCAGCCAGTCTTGGCGGATCTCGCCCGTCGCGCACCGCGCGCCGCAACCGCCGACCGCTTCGAGCAGGACCTGCGCGCAGTCCTCCCCGACCACGCCGACCGCGTCCTCTCCGATCCCGCATGGCCAGCCCTGACCACGACCCTCGCCCGCGCCGAGACCGCCGGCCACAACCCCCGCCGTCTCCTGTCCGAGGCCGGCGCCCGGCGGGAACTCGACAGTGCCGAGCATCCCGCCGAGGTCCTCAACTGGCGCATCACCGCTCAACCGAACAGGCGCGCTCAGGCAGCACGTAGGCAAAGCACCGTCAGCGGCACGACGTCCATGTCCGCCGCTCAACGTCCTCCGGCCACACCAGTGAACATGACGCCCGAAGAACGTGGTCGGCACCGCTGA